The genome window TAAACAAGCCTTAGTGAAAAAATATTTCTATGTTTCTTATATCATAATTTTTATGTTTGCGTGAATAAACAAGCCTTGGTGAAAAAAATGCCATTTCATGAAAAATATTGCAGACAAAGGCTTGCTATTTTAATCACTGCAGTTTTTTCAGTGCGTTTAAATAGTTTGATATTTTAAGTGAATCCATTTTTATATAAATCCAGAGCCCATGAAATTCTACCGGACAAAAGTTGATGTATGGCAAGATTTCATCCAGCTCTTAAAACTCTGGATCCATGCCAAAAAGACCCTAAAAAGCAGAATAGGGCCCATAATGATTTCAGAGGCCCAGTTCCTATTCCAGCTTATGAAAATGGGTCTACTCTTGCATGTAAAAGAAAAAGGGCCCATAACGAAGAGATCCGTGTGGCCAAGGTCTTCCTCTCCTATATATTGACTCGCCGCCACACAGATAGGGTTTTCTCTCCACGCAGCGCGCTCCTCGATCCCCAACAGGCAACAGCCCAGCCGCTGTCGCCCTCGTTCCGTAGTACGGCGCCGCCAGATCGTCAGTCACCATGGTTAGCGCCTCTCGACGAATCCACGTCTGTCGGTTTAGTACCAATGCGTCTGCTCCAATCGCGTCTTCTAACGCGAATTTGCATCCCCTCTGTCGCAGATCATCTCCAAGAAGAACCGCCGCGAGATCTGCAAATACCTCTTCCATGGTGAGCTCTGAGCTCCTTCTCCCTTTTCGTTTCCCTAGGCGCGCCCAATACGTTATGCAGATTGTCATTCCCATGCGTGCGTTAGTTCATTAGATGCCTGCTGGTGTCACCCCCCACTCACCCAAACGATGGGTTATCAATTCACACCAGCTGCGTTGTTGCACCCAGTAGAAGATAAATGAAATGAGTAAAATGGGAGCTCTTCATTGCAACCCAACCCGAAAATGCCTGTTTGCTATATTTGGGTTTCCTGATCTGCAGTGAGTCAAAGCGATTGCAGTGTAATGCAAATGCGAGTAAATAGTTCTGATGCTCAGACATTATACGCATTAGCAATATTCGTATTATGTACGACCCTAGTTTATCCTTGTTTTAGGTTGAAGGTATATGTAAAACTGTTTAACTTATGGTGCAGAGGGGGTCTTGTACGCCAAGAAGGACTACAACCTGGCCAAGCACCCCAAGCTTGATGTGCCCAACTTGGAGGTGATTAAGCTCATGCAGAGCTTCAAGTCGAAGGAGTATGTGAGGGAAACCTTCTCATGGCAGTACTACTACTGGTACCTCACCAACGATGGCATTGAGCACCTCCGCAGCTTCCTCAACCTGCCATCAGAGGTTGTGCCTAATACCCTCAAgaagtcttccaagcccccgtctCGCCCCTTCGGCTCTGGCCCACCTGGTGACCGCCCCAGGTAAATTTGTAGCTGTCAACTCCTTGTCTGCATTTACTCTCTGTAGATGTGTTGGTCTTACTTCGAGGGAATATATATATGTGGATCATTTCATATTTACTTCAACAATAGGTCTGCTATATTACTATCTGGAGATTTGTTAAATTTTTTATCTGGCAGTTACATTAGAGTCGTTTTTTCTAGTTCAGTACTCTGACAGAAAGTTGCATACTGCAAAACGAACCAGTTATCGCTGACTGTTATTTTGTGAAATGGATAATCTTTGTCAATTGTTCAGTCCTCA of Zea mays cultivar B73 chromosome 8, Zm-B73-REFERENCE-NAM-5.0, whole genome shotgun sequence contains these proteins:
- the LOC100273505 gene encoding 40S ribosomal protein S10-1-like codes for the protein MIISKKNRREICKYLFHEGVLYAKKDYNLAKHPKLDVPNLEVIKLMQSFKSKEYVRETFSWQYYYWYLTNDGIEHLRSFLNLPSEVVPNTLKKSSKPPSRPFGSGPPGDRPRGPPRYEGDRPRFGDRDGYRGGPRGAPGDFGGDKGGAPADFQPSFRGSRPGFGRGGGGAFGAGGSSME